One Leuconostoc mesenteroides subsp. mesenteroides ATCC 8293 genomic window, ATTATTGCTGGTGCCGGCGGCGCGGCTCATTTGCCTGGTATGCTGGCAGCTAATACAACGCTACCAGTCATCGGCGTGCCGATGCAATCACGGGCACTAAATGGACTGGATTCTTTACTCTCTATTGTTCAAATGCCAGCAGGGGTCCCCGTTGCTACAGTTGCAATAGGTGATGCAGGTGCAAAAAATGCGGCAATTCTAGCTGCACAAATTATTGCTTTAAATGATAATGACGTATTGCAGGCCTTGAATGAATATCGAGAACGCCAAACAAAGACTTCTATTGAAAGCGAGGCAGAATTGATATGACAGGAGTAATTTTACCGCCGGCAACGATTGGTATTATTGGCGGTGGCCAACTTGGTCAAATGATGGCTCTTTCTGCAAAAGAAATGGGGTACCGTGTTGGAATTTTGGATCCCACGAAAGGCTCTCCAGCTGGGCAAGTATCAGATTTTCAGATAGTTGCTGATTATGATGATGTCGAAGCATTAAATGAATTATCACGACGAAGTGAAGTGTTAACATATGAATTTGAAAATGTTGATCGAGATGCATTGAATGAGCAAAGCGATGCAGAATTGCCGCAAGGTACAGAACTACTAAGAATTACAAGCGATCGCATTACTGAAAAAAAGTTTATTCGGGATGATGCTAAAGTACCAGTCACAAATTTCATTGAAGTAAATTCACCCGAAGATTTACGAAAGGTAACTTTACCAGCTATCTTAAAAACAGTGAGTGGAGGATATGATGGCCATGGTCAGTGGTCAATTAATACAGTGCAAGATATTGTTAATCTTGAAAAAGATTTTCCAGATATGCAATTAATTTTAGAACAAGTTGTGAATTTTAAACAAGAGCTAAGTATTATGGTTTCACGTTCCCAAGATGGGCAAATTGTGACCTGGCCGATTGTCGAAAATGTTCATGAAAATCACATTTTAAAAACGACAACAGCACCTGCTGACATCTCATTGACACTCAAGAATAAAATTGAAGCAATTGCTGAGAATATCGCTGAGTCACTTAAATTGCGTGGCGTACTTGGTATTGAGTTATTTGTCGCTGACGAGGAAGTATGGGTTAACGAATTAGCACCGCGACCACATAATTCTGGACATTATAGTATTGAAGCGACAAATGTATCACAGTTTGAAGGACATATTAGAAGTATTGTCGGTCTACCTATACCAAAAATTGAGTTGCAAAGCCCTGCTACAATGTTGAATTTGTTGGGCGATGAGTTAACACAAGCTAGAGAAGATTTAATTCATCATCCTGAGTGGCATTTTCACGATTATGGTAAATTGGCTGTTAAACCTAATCGTAAAATGGGTCATATTACGGTACTAGGAACAGAAAATGGTCGAAAATTAAAAGAATGGGGTGACTTGCATGAGCAGCGCAACTGAATACGAAGACAAAACAGTGACTCGCGGAGAACTGAAATATCAAGGTAAGGCGAAACAAGTTTATTTCACAGATAATCCTACAATTTTGTGGGTTCATTATATGGATCAAGCAACAGCTTTAAATGGTAAGGTACATGAAAATATACCAGAAAAAGGCCAATTGAATAGTGCAATTTCGCATATATTATTTGAACATTTAACACGTCAGGGCATTGAAAATCATTATCTTTCTTCGGTTTCTGAAACAGACGAACTGGACTTAGCCCTTGATATTTTGCCCATTGAAGTGGTTACGCGAAACTACGCATCAGGGCATTTTGTAAGTAAATTTAACGCAACGCCAATGCAAAAATTAACACCAGTTGTTCAAGAATTTTACTATAAATCAGACGAGCTGGATGATCCCTTCATGAATGATTCTCAAATTTTAGCTCTTGGTTTTGCCACATTATCTGAACTCACAAAATTACGTGCATATGCCCAAGAAGTTAATCAAGCGCTCACAGAAATATTTGATGAAATTAATATTAACTTAGTCGACTTTAAATTAGAATATGGTCGTGATAGTGAGGGAAAGTTAATCTTGGCTGATGAATTGTCACCAGATAATATGCGTTTGGTCGACCAAAAAACAGGTAAGTCACTTGATAAGGATGTATTTCGAAAACATGCTGGTGATGTTACTGTTGGTTATCGTGATGTTCTATCACGTTTAGAAAATTTGGAGAAATAATATGTACTTAGCAAAAATATATGTCACATACAAGCCATCAATCCTTGATCCACAAGGTGAAGTGATTAAAGCTGCGTTAAATCGTATGGATTATAGCGGAATCGAGCAAGTATCACAAGGAAAATATTTTGAAATTAAGCTGAAAGCGACCGATGTTGATGCTGCTACTTCAGAAGTTGAAAGTTTCACTGATGCCCTATTAATCAATCAAAATACCGAAACCTACCGCTTTGATTTATCTTTGGTAGATGAGGACGAGGTACTATCATGAAAGCTGCGGTTATTAGTTTTCCAGGATCAAATTGCGATTTTGACATGTTACATGCATTGCAAGAATTTGGTGTTGATGCAGAAATTGTTTCTGCAAAACATAATAATTTGAAAGCATATGATGCAATCTTTTTACCAGGTGGTTTTTCATACGGAGATTATTTGCGTACAGGAGCGATTGCCCGTTTTTCACCAATCATGAGTGCTGTGACACAGGCGGCTAATGATGGCAAGCTTATTGTTGGCATTTGTAATGGATTTCAAATTTTGACAGAAGCTGGTTTGCTACCTGGACAACTATTAACAAATAAAAAACCAGGATTTATTTGCGATGAAATAGCACTTTCAATTGCAAATCCAAACACTGCTTATACAAATGCTTATGATTCTGAAGAAATAATTAATATTCCTGTGGCACATGCAGAAGGAAATTATTATGCCGATGCAGAAACATTGACGAAACTTGAAGAGGATAATCTGATTGTTTTCCGATATGTGGATAATCCCAATGGATCAGCACATGATATAGCGGGGATTATGAATGAAAATGGTAACGTCTTTGGTATGATGCCACACCCAGAGCGTGCAGTTGATGCAGTGACTGGTAACGAAGATGGTAAGAACTTTTTCAAAAGTATTTTGAGCGGCATTCTAGCAGGAGCCTAATATAATGACAACAAATGAATTATCACCCGAAGAAGTACGTGACAGTAAAATTTATATAGAGTGGGGGCTTACAGAACAAGAATATGATTTGATTGTTAAGGAGTTAAAGCGTCTACCTAATTTTACTGAAACAGGCATTTTTTCAGGAATGTGGTCGGAACACGTTTCTTATAAGAAATCAAAGCCAATTTTGCGCAAATTCTGGTCATCCAACGAACGGGTTTTACAGGGACCAGGTGAAGGTGCTGGAATTTTAGACATTGGTGACAATCAAGCAGTTGTTTTTAAGGCTGAAAGTCATAATCATCCTTCATTTGTTGAACCGTATGAGGGGGCAGCAACCGGAGTTGGCGGTATCTTACGTGATATTTTTTCAATGGGTGCCCAACCTATTGCTGTACTGGATTCGCTACGTTTTGGTGAATTGGACAATGCGCATACAAAACATATTGTTGACGGTGTCATAGCAGGAATTGCGGGATACGGTAATGCGATTGGTATTCCCACAGTGGGAGGCGAAATTGGTTTCGATGGCGTTTACGCTGGCAATCCATTGGTAAATGTTATGGCTGTTGGCTTGATGGACCAAAATGCTATGCAAGTTGGACAAGCTAAAGGCATAGGAAATTCAATTATCTATGTTGGTGCTAAAACTGGTCGTGATGGTATTAATGGCGCTTCATTTGCCTCTGCTGAGTTTTCAAGTGCAGAAAAATCTGATCGTTCGGCTGTTCAAGTTGGCGATCCATTCTTGGAAAAGTTGGTGATGGACGCAACGCTCCAAGCAATTCGTGAACATTCTGATATTATTGTTGGCATTCAAGATATGGGTGCAGCTGGACTCCTATCTTCGAGTTCTGAAATGGCTGCTAAAGCAGGCATGGGTATTCACTTGAACTTGGATATGGTCCCTCAACGTGAAACAGGAATGACGCCATATGAACTAATGTTGTC contains:
- the purE gene encoding 5-(carboxyamino)imidazole ribonucleotide mutase, which produces MPQVAVVMGSTSDWSSMKKTTEILDILGVTYEKHVISAHRMPQELQAFGTQARDNKLQVIIAGAGGAAHLPGMLAANTTLPVIGVPMQSRALNGLDSLLSIVQMPAGVPVATVAIGDAGAKNAAILAAQIIALNDNDVLQALNEYRERQTKTSIESEAELI
- the purK gene encoding 5-(carboxyamino)imidazole ribonucleotide synthase encodes the protein MTGVILPPATIGIIGGGQLGQMMALSAKEMGYRVGILDPTKGSPAGQVSDFQIVADYDDVEALNELSRRSEVLTYEFENVDRDALNEQSDAELPQGTELLRITSDRITEKKFIRDDAKVPVTNFIEVNSPEDLRKVTLPAILKTVSGGYDGHGQWSINTVQDIVNLEKDFPDMQLILEQVVNFKQELSIMVSRSQDGQIVTWPIVENVHENHILKTTTAPADISLTLKNKIEAIAENIAESLKLRGVLGIELFVADEEVWVNELAPRPHNSGHYSIEATNVSQFEGHIRSIVGLPIPKIELQSPATMLNLLGDELTQAREDLIHHPEWHFHDYGKLAVKPNRKMGHITVLGTENGRKLKEWGDLHEQRN
- a CDS encoding phosphoribosylaminoimidazolesuccinocarboxamide synthase; translation: MSSATEYEDKTVTRGELKYQGKAKQVYFTDNPTILWVHYMDQATALNGKVHENIPEKGQLNSAISHILFEHLTRQGIENHYLSSVSETDELDLALDILPIEVVTRNYASGHFVSKFNATPMQKLTPVVQEFYYKSDELDDPFMNDSQILALGFATLSELTKLRAYAQEVNQALTEIFDEININLVDFKLEYGRDSEGKLILADELSPDNMRLVDQKTGKSLDKDVFRKHAGDVTVGYRDVLSRLENLEK
- the purS gene encoding phosphoribosylformylglycinamidine synthase subunit PurS; its protein translation is MYLAKIYVTYKPSILDPQGEVIKAALNRMDYSGIEQVSQGKYFEIKLKATDVDAATSEVESFTDALLINQNTETYRFDLSLVDEDEVLS
- the purQ gene encoding phosphoribosylformylglycinamidine synthase subunit PurQ; translated protein: MKAAVISFPGSNCDFDMLHALQEFGVDAEIVSAKHNNLKAYDAIFLPGGFSYGDYLRTGAIARFSPIMSAVTQAANDGKLIVGICNGFQILTEAGLLPGQLLTNKKPGFICDEIALSIANPNTAYTNAYDSEEIINIPVAHAEGNYYADAETLTKLEEDNLIVFRYVDNPNGSAHDIAGIMNENGNVFGMMPHPERAVDAVTGNEDGKNFFKSILSGILAGA